The DNA region GTCGTTCATATCCATCGCGCGCTTCCACAAAATGCGCCCCGGGTCGATTTGCAGTGCATTCCCTTGAAAAATGTGGTTGTCGATCATCGCCGCGAGCAGGTTATTCGCGGAAGTGATCGCGTGCAGGTCGCCGGTAAAATGCAAATTAATATCCTCGGACGGTAAAATTTGCGCCTTACCGCCGCCGGTCGCTCCGCCCTTCATGCCAAAGCATGGTCCCAGCGACGGCTCCCGCAGCGCAGCGATCGACGGCACGCCGATCGCGTTCAGCGCCTGCGCCAGGCCGATCGTCGTCAGTGTTTTTCCTTCCCCGGCCGGCGTAGGATTCATAGCCGTCACCAGCACTAATTTCCCGTCGGGCCGATCTCGCATATCGCTTAGCAGCCGAAGATCCAGCTTACCCTTATAACGGCCGTACAATTCCAAGTATTTATCCGCAATCCCAAACGTATCGGCTATCTCCAAAATCGGCTTCATTCCCGCAAGTTACCTCCAGCAATATGATTCGTGCAAAATAAGGAAAAAATCAAAACACAATCATATTGTACATGAAAACAACCGGGATAGGCGTGACGGAATTGGCATCATAATAACCTTAGGCCGTTCTCTCAAGAGCGTATTCAACCGGATTCCGCGTTATTTGAAGGAGGCAAACGGACTACTGCCTTTCGGGAGCAATTCGTTCCAAGCAAAGCTAAACTCCGGAAAACCGGCGGCATAAGGCGTGTATTCATATAATTGGAAGAAAATTTGCACGCGGCCCGGCAGCAAATAGAAATCCGGATTGTCCTTTAACCCTTCGAGGCCCCCCATATAACCGGGGTCTGCTTTCAACTCCTTGCTTAGCCGGGCGTTCATCCGCTTTTCATAATCCTTATTCGCGCCCAGCAAGTCCTTAAGTTCCAAAAGCTTGCCGTCTTTCAACGAGAAAGTGTATCCGGTCCGGTAACTCATACCATGCGCTCCGCCCGTATACTCCGTATATTGGAACAAAAGGCTGAGCACGCCATTTTGGTTATAGGTGACAAGATACGAGCTCTCAAAACTATTCGGATTCGTTATATTCTGATCGCCGAGATCCTTCATGACCTCGTCGATGTGCCCTTTGTGATCTTCCATTTGCTTTTCAAAAAACGTATTGATCGCCTTCTCCGCTTTCGCATCTCCCATGCCGCCCAATTGAGGATATTGGAGATGAACCGAAACCCGTTTGCTTTCCTTGTCATAGCTTGAAGTGGTCACCGTGATTTTATTCTCTCGGCTCTTGATGACGTTTAACTGCTTAGCGCCTTTATTCCAGACCGCATCATAACCGAGGTAATCCTTGACCCATTGAAAAGGAATGTAGATTTTACCGTTAATGAGCTTGACCTCTCCATCTATATAGAAACCGTTAATGACGGGTTCCACGCTCCCTCCGGCCACCATCATTGTTAGCTGCCGATAACCTTGGCCAATCTTCCAGGTCTTCGTTTTTGAGTCATAGTTAGTGGGAATTTTCAACGCATCCCGCAAAAAAGCGACCGGAACCAAGGTTTTTCCGTTCAGCAGCAGCCCCTTAAGCCCCGTATTCTCCCCATTAACTTTAAGGTTAATGGCATCGCCGACAGCGCTCTTGCTCTTGACCACGGCCGCATTGAAATTCCCTTGCCGGACGTCTGCAGCCGCTTGGCCCGGGCTAACCGGCAGCAATATTGCGGAACATAACAAACCTGTTGCTACACCCACAGCCCCTAAACGCATCAATTTGTTCATCTCGGTTTCTCCTCCTGCCAAATACCACTTTTGTATTTACAGAGCCGCTTCTTCATTCTCTGTTGTTGCTCACCTTTATCATTATAGTGACTGCTTAGGCAGAATAAGTTACATCCCACCTTACAGTTTTTTTTCTCTTTCGTCCGGATTACGCGCGAATATTGACGTTTTCTTTACGGCTTTTTAACTGATTGACAAGCGGAATCGTAAAAAAGAATACAAAAAAGCACAGCCGACGTTTTCGGCCGTGCTCTTCCCGGACTGTGCGGTATTCTTATCACAAACTGTCCTTTTTCGCGCATGTTACAAACTCTAACGGACCGTATTCTAGCTCTAGTAAAGAGCTTATCTCCCCATTTCCCGAGTATTTCCACTGGCGTTGCATTAACTTTTGCTCAAGCTTTCCCGTAAAAGCTATCCGAAATCTAACGGTTGTAGCAGCGGCTATTTGCCGAAAAAAAGGCCTTTTCTAAATTCTAACGGTTGCGAGCGCCGTTATTTGCCTGAGTCCAAGTAAAAATTACTGGTTTTCAGCGAAATAAGCACCATGGCAACCGTTACAATTTGAAATCAACGGTATTGGAACAAATAGCGCTTGTGGCAACCGTTTGAATTTTGGTGTGCCCAGAAAATGTAACTTGTCAGATTTAAATGCAACCCTTGTGCATTCCGACAATGCAAAAAACACCGCCGAGTGATCGGCGGTGCTCTTCTTCATGCTTGGCGGCGTCCTACTCTCCCAGGACCCTTCGGTCCAAGTACCATCGGCGCTGGAGGGCTTAACGGTCGTGTTCGGGATGGGTACGCGTGGAACCCCTCCGCCATCGCCACCAAACGATTCAAGGTTAATCCTTGAAAACTGGATACGAAACTTGATTTGCGTGTTAGCCCCTATTCAGTTCCCGGGGTCCCCGAAAAGTAATCGGAATTACCTACGAAGCCTCGCGTCACTTTTTGGGGTATATTTTTGGGCCCCGCCAAAGTACTCGGACTCAGCTTCGAAGCTTCACGTCACTTTGGTGAGTAGAGTTTTGGATAAGCCCTCGACCGATTAGTACCTGTCAGCTCCATGCATTGCTGCACTTCCACCTCAGGCCTATCAACCTCGTCGTCTTCAAGGGGTCTTACTAATTGGGAAATCTCATCTTGAGGGGGGCTTCACGCTTAGATGCTTTCAGCGCTTATCCCGTCCGCACTTAGCTACCCAGCTGTGCTCCTGGCGGAACAACTGGTACACCAGCGGTGCGTCCATCCCGGTCCTCTCGTACTAAGGACAGCTCCTCTCAAATTTCCTGCGCCCACGACAGATAGGGACCGAACTGTCTCACGACGTTCTGAACCCAGCTCGCGTACCGCTTTAATGGGCGAACAGCCCAACCCTTGGGACCTACTTCAGCCCCAGGATGCGATGAGCCGACATCGAGGTGCCAAACCTCCCCGTCGATGTGGACTCTTGGGGGAGATAAGCCTGTTATCCCCAGGGTAGCTTTTATCCGTTGAGCGATGGCCCTTCCATGCGGTACCACCGGATCACTAAGCCCGACTTTCGTCCCTGCTCGACTTGTCAGTCTCGCAGTCAAGCTCCCTTTTGCCTTTGCACTCTGCGAATGATTTCCAACCATTCTGAGGGAACCTTGGGGCGCCTCCGTTACTCTTTAGGAGGCGACCGCCCCAGTCAAACTGCCCGCCTGACACGGTCCCCGTACCGGATCACGGTACCGGGTTAGAACTCCGATACGATCAGGGTGGTATCCCAACGGCGCCTCCATGGAAGCTTGCGCTCCCACTTCCTAGGCTCCCACCTATCCTGTACAAATCGTATCAAAGTCCAATATCAAGCTGCAGTAAAGCTCCATGGGGTCTTTCCGTCTTGTCGCGGGTAACCTGCATCTTCACAGGTATTAAAATTTCACCGGATCTCTCGTTGAGACAGCGCCCAAGTCGTTACGCCATTCGTGCGGGTCAGAATTTACCTGACAAGGAATTTCGCTACCTTAGGACCGTTATAGTTACGGCCGCCGTTTACTGGGGCTTCGGTTCACAGCTTCGGATTACTCCTAACCGCTCCCCTTAACCTTCCAGCACCGGGCAGGCGTCAGCCCGTATACTTCGCCTTGCGGCTTCGCACAGACCTGTGTTTTTGCTAAACAGTCGCTTGGGCCTTTTCACTGCGGCCCCCTCGGGCTATAAACCCTACCGGGGCACCCCTTCTCCCGAAGTTACGGGGTCATTTTGCCGAGTTCCTTAACGAGAGTTCTTCCGCGCGCCTTAGAATTCTCTTCTCGCCTACCTGTGTCGGTTTGCGGTACGGGCACCTTCTCCTGGCTAGAGGCTTTTCTCGGCAGTGTGAGATCATGACCTTCGGTACTGTAAATTTTCCCTCCCCATCACAGCCCAGCCTTATAGTGTGCGGATTTGCCTGCACACCAGCCTCACTGCTTGGACGGGGCATTCCATCGCCCCGCGTCACTACCCTCCTGCGTCACCCCATCGCTCATAGCGGATTACGGTGGTACAGGAATTTCAACCTGTTGTCCTTCGACTACGCCTTTCGGCCTCGCCTTAGGTCCCGACTTACCCTGAGCGGACGAACCTTCCTCAGGAACCCTTAGGCTTTCGGCGGATCAGATTCTCACTGATCTTTTCGTTACTCATACCGGCATTCTCACTTGTATGAAGTCCAGCGCTCCTTCCGGTACACCTTCAACCCTCATACAACGCTCCCCTACCCCTGATGCAAAGCATCAAGCCATAGCTTCGGTGGTGTGTTTAGCCCCGTTACATTTTCGGCGCAGAGTCACTCGACCAGTGAGCTATTACGCACTCTTTAAATGGTGGCTGCTTCTAAGCCAACATCCTGGTTGTCTGTGCAACTCCACATCCTTTCCCACTTAACACACACTTGGGGACCTTAGCT from Paenibacillus macerans includes:
- a CDS encoding PdaC/SigV domain-containing protein; amino-acid sequence: MNKLMRLGAVGVATGLLCSAILLPVSPGQAAADVRQGNFNAAVVKSKSAVGDAINLKVNGENTGLKGLLLNGKTLVPVAFLRDALKIPTNYDSKTKTWKIGQGYRQLTMMVAGGSVEPVINGFYIDGEVKLINGKIYIPFQWVKDYLGYDAVWNKGAKQLNVIKSRENKITVTTSSYDKESKRVSVHLQYPQLGGMGDAKAEKAINTFFEKQMEDHKGHIDEVMKDLGDQNITNPNSFESSYLVTYNQNGVLSLLFQYTEYTGGAHGMSYRTGYTFSLKDGKLLELKDLLGANKDYEKRMNARLSKELKADPGYMGGLEGLKDNPDFYLLPGRVQIFFQLYEYTPYAAGFPEFSFAWNELLPKGSSPFASFK